The sequence AAACGAGAGAAAGTATAAATTTACATGCTGCTATGAATATTATTGTTCAGTACCCTGTTTCAATAAGCACAATCAGAAAGAGTGTTTGGACCAGAGAAGGAAAAAACTGTGCATGTTACAGGTAGAAAGTATGAATGGGGATTCTACGTCGACTCCTACTGCTACTCTTGCTGCGACAACTTATAGTAATaacgataattttttttttgcctattatgaacaaaatgagCAGTCCCCATGTCCAGATTATATACAGAGTGAATGCCTTACTAACGAGCAAAAGCACAAATTAAAGGAAGACCTAGCTTTAAAACTACTCCTAAAAAACAATTACGTGCGTTCAGTTTTTAAACAGTTTTCCTTATCAAATGACAAGATCTCTTATCTCTCCCATTACATAAATGATCCCACAGTTGTGCAAGTGATTGACCAAATAATGAAGACGATCGAAAGTTAATCCACAGAAAAGGGGTAAAGAAGCGCGTAAATGAAGGAGCAGGTAGTCAGATATATAGGAAAATGGACAGATGCGTAAATAAGACAGAGGCCCATAAATGCCAAGCGTGACTCATATCTGTCTGCATGTGCAAGCACATTTGCgtattcattaaatttttatttgttaatttttttttttttttttattttaaatgcgcgtttttaaattagaaataaataaaaaaaaaaaaaagaaatacgcGCACTTGTAAACATAAGTCtttacatacatttttgcgtctattaaaaacatttctttttctttaaataagttttttataatcaaagcaaaatggaatatataaaataaaataaacaaaaaagacaCAAATAACGAAGGAAAAATACGATGAACACATATTACGAAACTAGTGAAATATTATTAGCACTACTTCGAAACGACATT comes from Plasmodium malariae genome assembly, chromosome: 7 and encodes:
- the PmUG01_07028400 gene encoding conserved Plasmodium protein, unknown function translates to MDDYECNYRYDLENYSSNFGENIMCYNESNYVNGNREYNNFENDFCFFGDTIEEDSKEEKDCEYINTKSNQNNLKISKELSISPNNNSSNFKKRKVINDSSHKGNKKLKKNDLCIVCMQNERKYKFTCCYEYYCSVPCFNKHNQKECLDQRRKKLCMLQVESMNGDSTSTPTATLAATTYSNNDNFFFAYYEQNEQSPCPDYIQSECLTNEQKHKLKEDLALKLLLKNNYVRSVFKQFSLSNDKISYLSHYINDPTVVQVIDQIMKTIES